The sequence below is a genomic window from Roseiconus lacunae.
CGATGTCCATTGGGTGACGATTGGTCATCCACACTCCCATGACCGTCACGGTGATCAAACCAGACTCGTGAGCGACGTAGTCGCTGAGCCCAAATAGCAGCAGTGCGACGGCAAGGGCACCGACGCCATGGAGGTTGTCCGGCAAGAGGAATCGGCGAATCAACTCGGTCACAAAGAATCCGCCGATGATTCCTGCCACGATACCGACGATCGCGGTTTTGGCGAGCATATAGGCGATGTGTCCGGTGCCATTTCCTGCGTCTATTAACAACGCTTCGAAGACCAGCACCGACGTCACCGCACCGATAGGATCGATGACGATGCCTTCCCATTTCAGCGTGTTCGCCACACGGTTGCTCGGCCGCACTTGTTTAATCAAAGGCCCGATCACCGTCGGCCCCGTCACCATCAAGATTGCTCCGACAAGGAAACTCATTCGCCAATGAAATCCCAGGCAGTAGTGCGCCGTGATCGCGACGCCGATAACAGTGATCAAGGCGCCGACGGTACACAGGCGTAACGCCGGAACGCCCGATTCTTTCAGCTCGGAAAACTTAAGTGACAAACCGCCTTCGAACATGATGACGCCGACGGCAAGCGAGACGAGCGGAAAGAGTAGGTTTGGGCCGGCCATTTCCGCGTCACCGCCGGTCACCTCGGCAAGGACTTCATCGGGGCGAAACACCCCACCGAGTGCTAGCCCAAAGAGCAACAACAGCAAGATGCTGGGAAGCTTTAATTTCCAAGCGATCCACTGCGCGGTCACCGCGAGAATGGGAATGCAGACCAGGTAGACGAGGAAGTAATCCATAGACGAACGTCACGATGGTCAGGGCAGCGAGGGGGTAGATTTGTCGGTCCAGTGTAGGCCGCAGTTACCCCCTCGGTCGAGCAGTGCAACCGGTTCGAAGAAAAACGGTTGAAAGATCAGCACACGAAGGCGGTTTCGGGGACGTTAACGAACCGTCCTGCTAGACCGGTGAAGCTTCGCTGGTTAACAACTGGTCGACTTCGTTGCTTACGATCACGCCATAGTTAATCGCACCCAGCCAGCCACTCATAATGATTCCAACGCTGCCCGCGTGGTACATTCCGCCAATCTGATTGGGGAGGTCCCGACTGACCTGCAGCCCTTCGAATTTGGTCCCGAAACTGGCGCCCATTTCGTGCTGGGTGTAGTGATGGAATGTTCGCGGGGTTGCCGCTTCGGCGTGCCCGATTTTGTCGCGGACACCTGGGAGATAGCGTTCGAGCGCATCGATCGTTGTTTCCACCAAGTCCTGTTTGCTGGCGTCGTAGTCCTCGTCGCTCAAGTCGCTCCAGTCGGACCAGTTAGCGTTGGTGCTGCTGACGATCGCATAGCGTTCTTTCTTTTTCCAAGGACGCGTCCGCGGATAGTAAAAGCTGAACGTTCGCGACGTGATATCACGGCTTAGCAGTAGCTCTGTATTAAAGTCTTTGGCGGTACTGGTGAAGAACAAGTCACCGGAGGACTCGTCGATTTCTTCGCCTTCTTTTAGTGCCATGTAAACCTGGGTGCTGCTGTTGTTTAAACGCACCGCACGGGTTTGGTCGACGTAATTGCGATCGAGCTTTTCTTCCCCGATCATCTTTAGAATGGTGGTACGGAGGTTCGCATTGCTGACGATCGCACGGCAGCGAATTTTGCGTCCGCCGACTTCGACCGCACTGACACGACCGTCTTTTAACTCGATCGAATCGACTCCCGAATTGATGCGAATGTCGACGCCATTGGATTCCAGTTCCTTTTGCATCCGTTTGACCAAGTCGTCGGTACCGCCTTCGTATATGTATACGCCTTTGCTCATAAAATTACTGAAGACGATTCCATAGGTGATGGCGGGGTCTTCCAGTGTCGAGCCGTTGGCATAAGTGATCGGTTCCATCAACAACCGAACAATGTCATCTCGGCCTGGGAAAAAGCGTTCGAACAGTTGCCCGGTCGTCGTCGACTGGTCGTCGTAAAAATTCATTCCCCGTGCGGTATCGAAAAAGCTTTTTACGTTTTCCGGTTGCTGCCCAAACCGTTCGACCAGCAACCGCGAGAAGTCTTCACGATCAAACGTTGTTGTCAGCGAAAACTGGGGGTTATCGAAGCGGATGTTCTTTAGCTGAACAATTCGGTCGGAGATCTCACGGTTCCAATAACGGCGGCACGACTTGATCATCCCATGTGGAAAACCGTGCAGCGAGATATCGAACGTGTGTCCCCCGGGCCGCAGGAACCAGGTCGCGAGCCCACCTAATTTGTAGTGCTGTTCGAGCAGCAACACGCGGTGACCGGCGCGGCCAAGGATGTTCGCGCTGGTCATACCAGCTAAGCCACTACCGATGACGACAACATCGTATTCGTCTTGAACGCCTTTTAGGAAATCACGCGGCATGTTGAAGCGAGCGGTTCGGAGAAAACGGAGAGGTGCGATCGATGGAAAGAAGCAAAAACTGTTGATGACGCTTTCGATCAAGGCCGAGCTTTTCCAGATCGATCGAACTAGATTGGGCCGACGTCCGGCTGCAGTTCGGCAAAGACGCCGATCATGTCTTCGTCGGGCGGCCGGTCACCGTACAACATCATCGCCCCTTCGCCAACCAACACACGCTCGTCTAAAAGACGAATTGTTTGGCCGGAGGACCGAATTGTGGTTGTTTGGGGGATTCCGGAGGCCAGCCAGTCGTGTGAACCGCGAAAAACCTCGATCTGTTCGGTCGGCAATACCGTGGCAATTCGCCGCCTTTGATCTGTTGATTGTCCTAAGGCGGCGATCTTCCAGCGGTCGTCACGTGGATCCTTCATCACCCGTACCAGCAGCGTCGACTCGCCAGGCGAGATCGGAACGGCGCCAAACCAGCTTGGTGCCGTCGCCCCGCGGGGCCACATCGAACTGTAAACGAGCCGATACTTGGATCCAGTTGGGATTCGCACACGCAGGCGATAGGTCATCGGTTCTTCACTCGCTAATCGCACCGCCGCAATTTGCCCCGCCTCCGTCGGTTCTAAATAGCCCACTTCGTTTCGCAACCGGGTCAATTCTCGTTCGGCCTCACGCAACCGAATCGTCGTGATGACAAAGCCTAGTGAGAGTGCAACCAGCGCGAGTAACCCGAGCAGGTTGGCTATCGAAAACTGGTGCCGTATCGGACGCGGTGCCTTAGGTTTCGTTGCGAATTGTTGTTCAGACGCATCGACCATCGATCAGGCCAACGCGTTTGCGACAACCGCCCGCGACTTTTCCAGCCCTTCGCGGGCGACTGCCAAGGCGTCACGTTTCCAATAATCTCGATTGAATAGTTCGAGCGAGAACGTGCCACGAAAACCATTGTCGACCAGCGAACGGATGATCGACGGCAAAGGGCAGACGCCGTCTCCCGGGAAAACACGGTGTTGATCGGAAATCGATTCGCGGGGCGGATCGGCGGGGTAATCGTTGATATGGAAGCAATGCATCTTAGAACTCTCAATCATCGACAAACCGGCAAAGTCGCTGCCGCCTTTGTAGATGTGATAGAAGTCTGGCAAGACGCAAGCGAGTGGATGACCGGCCTCGGTCGCGACATAGGCGAGTTCACCAAGCTTGCTGAGTGTGGGCGAGAAGCCCCAGAGCTCAAGCTGTGGTGCGACGCCCGCCTGCTGGCCGACCTCGCACAGTTGTCGATAACGTTCGGCGATCGTTTCTAGCGGTGGGGATGGGCCGCCGCCTCGGTGGGCACCGACCGGTGGTGCTGCGATCAGTTTGCCACCGATTCCCGAAACCAAGTCCATGTCATGCTTGGCTGTCTCTAATCCCTTTCGGCGTTCACTATCATCGTCTGAAATCCAGTTTGCAAACCCGATCGCGCTCGCTACGGACAGTCCTGCGTCATCGATTCGCTTCTTTAGATCGACCAATTTGCCGCCTGCCGAAACGTATGCCTGCAAGTCTCGGATCCAGGGCTCGATCCCGTCGTAGCCAGCTTCGGATGCCACACGAATTTGTTCTTCGATCGGAAGTTTCTGGCCTGAAATCGTGCTTGTGTTCAGTGCAAAACGCGCCGGTAGCGTCGTTGGTTCTTCTTGAGCAGAAACGATCGAGTGGAAAGACAGCAAACCGGCGGTCGCGGCGGAAGACAAGAAGAATTGGCGTCGGTTGGTCATCGGTATGGTGGGGCCCGGGGCGGCAAAACGGAGAAAGCGAAATCCAATGCAAAGGAATTGGCTTATTCTAACCACTGGGGCGACTAGCGAGAGCCTAGCTGAGGCAGTGAAAACAGGCGGACTTTCTGATCAGCAGGCGATGATTGCGAGATCGGATAACGCCGCGGTCAAGCAGCTCGCGGCGAGTGCGGTTACCTAGCCAGCACGTACAGCCGGCCGGCGCGGCGAATGTGATCCGTCGGTTTGAGATTCGGGCTTCAATATTGGCCGCGCAACAGACGACGCTGCTCGGCGGGAAAAACGCGATCTCTTTCTGCTTTCGCTAGCTCGGCAAGCCGAGGTGAAAGTTTGCTGATCGCAAGTTGATAGATATCGAATGCTGCCGACCGTTTCCCGGCCCGGTACTGTGACCGGGCATATCGAACGAGTGCCTTACCCTCGGCATCGGGATCCGATTGGTCCCGGTCGCGAGACGTTCCGCCGGGCTGCCTCGGCGGCTTCAGTGCATCGCGGGTCGATTTCGGAACGGCAGAGCCTGTGACGGGCCTTGTCGGCAGACCACGAAGTTGTCGGTCGATCGCATCGTGGTCAATGATGGTGACGTGAACTGAGGAATCGCCGGTCGAACCGGTTGCCGAGCCTGCTCGCTGGCCAAACCCACGACGGGTAATGTTTCCGCTTCCAACGGATCGGCTTCGGGATGCTGAACGACGGACGCTGCCGAGTGATGTCGCCCCCTGATCGGGAACCACGACGCTGCCTGAGTAGCGAAATGTCTGGAAGGAGGGCAGTTGTATGGTCTGGGCAGTGGCAGCCGCGGTAAACAAGAGCGTTCCGACGGCAATAGTGATGAACCGGAACATCGAACAAGGCTCCTGACTCGTCGTTTTCGCATTCGTCCGTGATTCTCGGTGTATCGCAATCGTAAGTTGACAGGTTCGTTAAATTCGAAGCACTGATCGTGGTTACTTCAATTCTTCCTTTATCTTGTCGCCGAAGTTTCGGTTGAACTTACGCACTTTGTCAACGACGACTGCACGGCAATAGCCATAGTTGGGATTCTTGCGGAAGAAATCTTGGTGATATTCTTCGGCCGGATAGAATGTCGTTGCCTTTTCGAGCTTGGTCACGATCTTGCGATCGAATTCGCCGGAGGCGTCAAGTTTCTTGATGTACTTTTCGGCCGCTTCCCGTTGCTTTTCGTCGTGATAGAAAACGCTGCTTCGGTATTGTGGCCCCTTATCGGCGCCCTGTTGGTTCAAGGTTGTCGGGTCATGCGTTTTGAAGAAAACTTCCAATAGTTCTTCGTACTTGACCTTCGACGGGTCATACCGCATTTCGATCGCTTCGGCGTGACCGGTGGTTTTGCTGCATACCTGTTCGTAGGTTGGATTGGGGACGTGTCCACCGATGTAGCCGCTGATCACATCGCTGACGCCTTCCATGCGTTCGAAGACCGCTTCGGTGCACCAGAAGCATCCGCCGGCAAAGGTCGCGATGAGCTGTTCGGGGTCTTCCGTGGACTGTTCTGATGACAACGTTGTGGCTCCATTGGCTGGTGGTTCTGCCGAAACCCTTGCGCCGACCAGGACGCCGATCGCAAGCAGAAGAAATAGAATCCACCGCTCCAAATAGCGTTCCTTCGGTGTGATCGCGGTGGCGTGGGCGGTGGGTTTCATCTTGATCCTCGGGTTTGGTTTACCGTCGGGTTGCGGACGGAGGGGCGACGCACGAATCGTCGGCATCTCAGTATACGCCCTGGGACAGTCGTCGTGAAATCGTAGAATGGCGAAGGCGAACTAGATTCCGCCCGTTTCGGCAGGTTCTGCCCTGCTTTTAAGCCCGACGTTGGACCGCACGAGCCACTATTTTTGTGAATGATTCACCCCCAGGAAATCCGACTTCTGCGTTTCCATATTTTGACTTGAGTCATCATGTTGCCGATGACGAGATTGACGCCCAGCAGCACGTTCATAACCTGCGTTATCTTCAATGGTCACTTTGGGCAGCCGGAAAACACACCGCGGCGATCGGTTGGGACGCCCAAGAAGCGCTCGCTAGAAATGTCGGTTGGGTCGTTCGAGAACACTCGATCCAATACCGCGTCGCGGCGTTAGCCGGCGATGACATCGTCGTTCGGACGTGGGTCGCTGATTTACAGCGGTTCGCGTCGCGGCGAAAGTACGTGATCTTCCGACCGGCCGACCGCGCCGTGTTGGCGCGGATTGAAACCCGCTGGGTGTTCGTCGATCTTCAGCGGCACAAGGTGATGCCGATACCGGACGAGGCTCGTCAGTCATTGACGATCCTCGATCAGCCACCGCCGCTTCCGTGGGAAAACCAGGATTAGTTGAACGCGTCTTCGATCACTTCGCGGCTGTTGCGAGTGCCGAGAGCGCCGATCACACCGAAGGGGCTCTTTTCGCCTTTGGTCACCGCGTCGCGTTGGCCCGCCGATTGGTTGCCACTGTCAATTGAATCGGTGATAAACACGACTGCACCGTCACCGAGCAAAATATGGGCGCCGCCTTGGTGCAAACTGCTGATCGACCAGTTCCCCGGACTCGATTCGGTAAATTGGCTGATGCAAAGCTCGGTGTTCGGCGCCCGGTTAGTCGTTACACCGGTGTAGATTGCCGAGTAACTCGCCCAGTTGTAACCCCGGCGGGTCCCGGCTTCGATGGTGCCGGGATAGGGAGATCCGTCGTTGTTCAGCGGGTTGTGAGCTGGGAAGATCGAGGCGTTCCAGAACAAGGGGCGTTCGGGGTCGATCAAGTTTGCATTCGTCCGGCAAGCCATCGTCCCACTACCGGAGCTAAGTTCGACGTCAAAGCCATCAACGTTGGTGACGTTGAATGCCGCATGCGTGCGTGTTTCGCGGACTCCCATGTCGGTCATGATTTCACCGCAGCAAATCGTGTTCGAAAGACCGTCTTTGACGTCGGCGAGTTCCATCTTCTTACGTGGCACAAACATCCCGCGTAGCCATCGTTTAACGGTCGCCTCGGTCGTGGGAAGCGGATCGCCATAATCACCCAGGTCTTCGTTGGTCAGTCCCAGGGTCGCGCCGACGGCGCTGTCGCCCAAACACGCCGCATAGTTGGTTCGCGCCAGTGCCGGCAAACCAGTGCCGGGATCGCTAGGGCAACGCAGCATCGGGATCTCGGTCACCCACGGCGTGTAAAGGTAAACGCCTGCCTGCGGTCGTGGCCCCATCGCGGGGAAGTCTGGTGTGCCATTGCCATCGATATCCAATGGTTGTGAGATTTGATCCCACAATCCCTGCTGCTCGATAAACGGTAGCAGTCCGACCAAGAAACTCAGGCTTTTTTGGTTGGTCGTTGCGGAATAGTGCCAGATCTTTGCGGGGCTTCCCGAGAACGGATCCAGTCCCGTTCCGTCGCCCTGCATCGGCAAGCGTTTGTAGGTGGTGTGGTAGTTTTGAACGGCCAAACCGATTTGGCGAAAGTTATTGCTGCAGCTCATCCGGCGTGCCGCTTCGCGGGCCGCTTGAACGGCGGGAAGCAGAAGCCCAACCAGAATTCCAATGATCGCGATCACGACCAATAGCTCGACGAGTGTAAAGCCGGCGCGGTTTCGTCTAGACATAGACGTCTCCCAAGAAGGAATGATTTTGAACGAAATGATTTTTGAAAAGAACAAAAGGGCTGGATCATTCTCCAGCCGAAAAACGGTCGAGCCTAAGCGTCTGCGTCTCACCAGCGGCACGTCTCTTATTCAAAGCCGTGCGTCCGCGATCGGTGAACGAACTCAATTCAAGTATGCGATTCAGCCCCGACTGCAGGTTTTACCGACCGACCGCCAGGGGCTAGGTTCGGCGACCGCGATGAAACTCGCGGGACCGATCGGATCATCCCAAGTGAAGTTGAAACGCAGGTTTAGTCGAACACCGCGTGCAGATGAATGACTACTTCTTTCCGGATGCGCCTCCGGAGTTCAATTTCTCTAGCTCCTGATCACTTGCTTGATACGGATTGTCCTCCGGAGCTACTTCCAACACGCCACCTTTATGTCCGCCACATCCAGCCAGCCCCGACAAACTTAGCAGCCCGATGGAACACCCCAACAGGAAATGTTTCATAGATTTCGATCTCAAGAAAACAGAAGCAAGAGGATTGATAACACCGGCGGAATCGTGAATCGTTCGGATTACCGCGCAAATCTGACGCCCTATCACTGTACTATAGCCGCTGGTCCCCCACAACATTTGAGCTCGGTCGCAGGGCCGGATCGTGGACATGCATCGTGGACATGCAATGCCGGATCGAATCGACCCGCTTAGTAATCCGCTCCGAGAGGCCTGCGGTTACGCTTCGTTGTCGTCAGTTGGATATGAAGCCATACCCATTCCGGCCGACTTGGCGGTTTGGGGAATTCACGCGCCCCGGGGGGAGTCCGCCTCCGGGCCCATGTGCGATCTGAGCATGAGGTGAGGCAAAACGCTTCTCGAAGCGTTAGCGAAGCTTTTCGGCCAAAAATTTGGCACTCGGCCCCGCCATTTGCTCGGCCAACGTTTCCGGAGTTCCTTCGCCGGTGAGGTGGCCGCCGGCACTTCCGCCCTCGGGTCCCAAGTCGATGATCCAATCGCAGCACGCCAACAGATCAAAGTCGTGTTCAATCACGACCACCGTGTTGCCGGCATCGACCAGCTTCTGCAGCACATCGATCAATCGTTTCACATCGACAAAATGCAGGCCCGTGGTCGGTTCGTCCAAGATGTAAAGCGTTTTCCCGGTCGATACCCGAGCCAGCTCGGTCCCCAGTTTGATGCGCTGCGATTCACCGCCGCTAAGCGTTGTGCTGCTTTGTCCCAGGTGCATGTATCCCAGGCCCACCGCACGCAGCGATGTCAATAAACGCAACACTTTGGGGACGTTGACAAAGAACTCGCACGCTTGATCGACATTCATCGCAAGCACGTCAGCGACCGTCGCGCCTTTGAATCGGACTTGCAGCGTTTGCCGGTTGAAACGCTTGCCGTTGCAGCGCGGGCAAGTCACATACAGGTCGCTCAGGAAATTCATCTCGATCCGTTCGACGCCGTGGCCTTTGCAAAGTTCACAGCGTCCGGCGGCCGAATTAAAACTGAAACGACTCGCCGTGAATCCGCGCGTCTTGGCCTCTCGTGTCGCCGCATAGACTTTGCGTATCTCATCGAGCACTCCGCTATAGGTTGCCGGACAAGACCGTGGTCCTCGACCGATCGGAGCTTGATCGATCGGTATCAACTTATCAACCAAGTCTGCGCCTTCGAGCGATTTGAACTGGGTCACCGAGTCCTTTCGAACCGGCAACTTCTTTCCGGTTTCCAGCTTGTGTTGAAGCGCAGGGAGCAGAGTTTCGCGAACGAGGGAACTTTTTCCACTGCCCGAAACGCCGCTGACCCCGATCAGACATCCGATCGGGAACTTCACGTCGATGCCCTTTAAGTTGTGCGTCGTCACCCCGCGCAAAACCAGCGTTTGTTCGCTCCGGCGTCGTGTCTCGGGAATCGGAACACTGTCGGCGCAGGAGAGATACCTACCGGTAACACTGTTGCGATTCGCTTGAATCTGTTTGGGCGTTCCCTGGGCGATGATTTCACCGCCTCCGGCGCCTGCCCCCGGACCGACATCGATCAACCGATCGGCCGCACGCATCGTGGCTTCGTCATGTTCGACGACGACGATCGTATTCCCTTGACGTTGAAGTTCACGTAGGCATTCGATCAGTCGATCATGATCGGCCGGATGCAAGCCGATCGAAGGTTCATCGAGCACATAACAAACCCCGACCAGGCCGCTGCCAATGCTGGTTGCCAAGCGAACGCGTTGTAGTTCGCCACCGGAAAGCGTGTCGGCGGAGCGATCGAGTGTCAGATAGGGTGCGCCGACTCGTTGCAAGAACGTCAAACGTTTCGAGACTTCGCGTACGATCGGCTGGGCCACCGCTTTGTGCAGCGCCGAAAAGTGACTGCCGGGGCCTCCTTCATCGGGTTGAGCATCGCTCGCGTTGCGTTCCAGAGTATTCATCCATGCCAGGGATTCGTTGACGTTCATTGCCGTCAGTTCGGCGATCGAGATGCCTCCGATCGTCACCCCCAACGATTGACGCTTTAATCGCGCGCCATCACAGTCGGGGCAAACACGTGGCGAAGTCTTCGCGTCAACGATTCCCAGTCCATCACAAGTAGGGCAAGCACCGTAGGGACTGTTAAACGAAAACGAACGTGGTTCGATTTCATCGATGCTTGCGCCGCATTCAATGCAGGCCATCGACGTACTGTGAATTTGATCGACCCAGTCACCCGATTCTGATTGAACCGCCGAAGTCACCAATCCTTCACCCAGACGCAACGCGAGCGTGAGCGAATCTGCCAATCGGGATTCGACCCCTTCACGTATGACCAACCGATCGACGATCGCTTCGATCGTATGATTCTTTCGAACGGCAAGTTCGGGAACATCGTCAAGTAAGTAAACTTGTCCGTCGACTCGCGCGCGAACCAACCCGGCCACTTGAATCGACTGCAGCACATCACGATGGGCTCCCTTGCGGCCGCGTACCATCGGTGACAGCAACATCATCTTGGTCCCGTCCGGGGACGCGAGCAGGGTTTCGCGGATCGCGTCGGGTGATTGACGGTCGATACTGGCTCCGCAAGCGGCGCAGTGGGGTGTGCCAACTCGGGCGAACAACAACCGCAAGTAATCGTAGACTTCGGTGACCGTCGCGACGGTACTCCGGGCACTCGTCGAGCCGCCTTTCTGATCGATCGCCATGGTCGGTGCTAGACCGTCAATCCAATCGACATCCGGGCGAGGAAGCGAATCGAGAAACTGACGCGCATACGCGGACAGGCTATCGATGTATTGCCGTTGTCCTTCGGCAAACAGAGTGTCAAAAGCGAGCGAACTTTTACCGCTCCCGGAAACGCCGGTGATGACCGTGATCGCGTCGCGCGGGATGTCGACATCGACCGACTTCAGATTGTGAACCCGGGCGCCGCGGATCCGAATGCTGTTCGCGGCGCTCGCGCGTTTCTGTTTCCTGGCGGTCGATTGCTTTGCAGTGGCGGAGGGGGGCACTAAAGTTAAGCCTAGTGTTTCGTCGACATTTGAAATGAGAATTAGCCGGATGGTGTTGGCTACGGTTTCTGTGCAGGAACCGGGGGAAACGCCCGTCGTCTAATGCTCCGCCTCCAAACATTTACTTTAGACGGTACTGTAGAACGTCGGGGCAAGATGCGAGCTGGCGACATCTGCGTTTTAAAATAAAAGCCGCCGTCTGCCAAAGCCCCTACCGGCAGTCAAGGGAGCGTTGACCTCGCGCGCGACAAGCCGAGGCCAGTTCCGGAAATCGTCCGATGCGGTTTGAAAGTCACGTCGCAGCCGCCGTTCGGTGGCGGGACGCCTCAAACGACATGCGATCTCTCGATGGACTGAGTCCCTACCGGTTGAGGCGAAATCAAGCCGAGAAGCTGGCTTTAGGCTGCTTTGGCTAGTTTTGCCAGCCGTTTGGCGACACGAGGTGGTGGGGTTCTCCAGCGTCGATGAAGCCACCAATACTGCTCGACCGCCTCGCCGACGCTTTCGGCAAGCCGACGATTGTACCAGCGAGTCAAAGTGTGCACCGTTTCGCAGTGGCCTTCGGGATCGTCCTCCGGGTCGGCCACCCCCAGACTGCCGGACTCGAATTTCATTGGTTGATGGTCTAGCCGTTTGGTGAATCCCGCCAGCATCGGCGCACCGCTGCCGAGCGAGAACAACGGGAGTGCTTTATGACAAGACGCGTGCACACCAAGAAAACGCTCCCAGCAACCTTTCGGGCCGGCATGTTGGTCGGCCAAGATCGCCAGCATCCCGCCGGCGGAGAGGTGTTGATCGACTTCGACCGCACATCCATCCTTGTCCAGTAAACGCTGTCCCTTCGCACTGCGAAACCGCTCGACCCAGCGATGTAAATACGGATTGTCCAGTGTTCTGGCGATCGTCGTTGCTTCACAGCCCATCAATCCTGCCGTGTAGCCACCGATTTCAAAGTTCCCAAAGTGTCCCGAGACCATCACCACCGGCCTGCGTGACAAACAGGCTCTTAGAATGTCGCGCTGGTTGCGAAAACGTACGTACTCGGTCCAGTTCGTCAGGTGCAGTCGACGGCCGGCCCAGGCAATTTCGCAAACCATCAAGAGCAGCGAATGCCACATCGCAAGTTCCAACGCACGGCGTTCCGAACGCGTCGCATCAGGAAAGACCTGGGCGAGATTATTGGCCGTCGTCCGATGTCGTATGCGAAACACTCTCGCCGCGAACCATGCCAAGCCTCGGCACATCGAATCACCCATATCCAGAGGCATCGTTTGCACGAAGGCCACGAACAGGCGGACGAAGATGTAGGCAAAAAAATGAGACGCGGTTTGGATGAATGGTCGGATCATCGGTCAGAAGAAACGGATGCGACGAAGGTAAGAACGTCCGTCGGATGGGGATCGGGGCAGCAAAATTTCAATCCGAGCACGATCCCTTAGGGAGTCCCCGCGACCTCGTGAGCGAGTCCATCCTGAGACCGTCGGTAGGATTCCAATATATCGGTGATTTGTCCCAACTGATCGGTCGTAGTTGCTGATAGGTCCAGGAATAAGATGCGTCGTTGCCCGACTTGGCACCACCCCGGTTGCTGGTCTTCGAGCACCATCCGTCGCACATCAAACCCCATTTGCTTGGCTTGGCCGAGGGCAAGGCTCAGTCGTTGAGCAACATTTAATCCATTCGTTCTCGGGGCTCGTTCGAGTGGCATCCTGCTCCTCGTGGTTCGACGTTGACGGGGGCGTTGGTCGGTCGCGGCTGTTGCAAACATCGTTCGCCGCGGTTCTCACTGATCGAGACGTGGCTCGGTTTCGCTAGCAATACAGTAAAAACTTTTCCGATTGCGGGACCCAGTGTGACCTGGCTGACTTGCAAGACACGGGGGACTCGTGAAGCACGGAAAAGCTGCACTTACGCACAAACGTCAGGTATAGCAACGGTGGTCTGCCGGACGATAGATCAAGTGGTGCCGCGATCAAATGACCGCACAGTGCTTCAACGCGACGGCGATTTCGCTTGATCGCCACGGCGGTTCGGGGCGGATGAGATCCGATCGCCCAGATTCTGACCGGGATTACGACGCGGACACCGAGCCAAACCGACCAGCCTTCCGACAGCCTTAGCGGAAACGAATGA
It includes:
- a CDS encoding DUF1559 domain-containing protein; protein product: MSRRNRAGFTLVELLVVIAIIGILVGLLLPAVQAAREAARRMSCSNNFRQIGLAVQNYHTTYKRLPMQGDGTGLDPFSGSPAKIWHYSATTNQKSLSFLVGLLPFIEQQGLWDQISQPLDIDGNGTPDFPAMGPRPQAGVYLYTPWVTEIPMLRCPSDPGTGLPALARTNYAACLGDSAVGATLGLTNEDLGDYGDPLPTTEATVKRWLRGMFVPRKKMELADVKDGLSNTICCGEIMTDMGVRETRTHAAFNVTNVDGFDVELSSGSGTMACRTNANLIDPERPLFWNASIFPAHNPLNNDGSPYPGTIEAGTRRGYNWASYSAIYTGVTTNRAPNTELCISQFTESSPGNWSISSLHQGGAHILLGDGAVVFITDSIDSGNQSAGQRDAVTKGEKSPFGVIGALGTRNSREVIEDAFN
- a CDS encoding sugar phosphate isomerase/epimerase family protein yields the protein MTNRRQFFLSSAATAGLLSFHSIVSAQEEPTTLPARFALNTSTISGQKLPIEEQIRVASEAGYDGIEPWIRDLQAYVSAGGKLVDLKKRIDDAGLSVASAIGFANWISDDDSERRKGLETAKHDMDLVSGIGGKLIAAPPVGAHRGGGPSPPLETIAERYRQLCEVGQQAGVAPQLELWGFSPTLSKLGELAYVATEAGHPLACVLPDFYHIYKGGSDFAGLSMIESSKMHCFHINDYPADPPRESISDQHRVFPGDGVCPLPSIIRSLVDNGFRGTFSLELFNRDYWKRDALAVAREGLEKSRAVVANALA
- a CDS encoding phytoene desaturase family protein, with translation MPRDFLKGVQDEYDVVVIGSGLAGMTSANILGRAGHRVLLLEQHYKLGGLATWFLRPGGHTFDISLHGFPHGMIKSCRRYWNREISDRIVQLKNIRFDNPQFSLTTTFDREDFSRLLVERFGQQPENVKSFFDTARGMNFYDDQSTTTGQLFERFFPGRDDIVRLLMEPITYANGSTLEDPAITYGIVFSNFMSKGVYIYEGGTDDLVKRMQKELESNGVDIRINSGVDSIELKDGRVSAVEVGGRKIRCRAIVSNANLRTTILKMIGEEKLDRNYVDQTRAVRLNNSSTQVYMALKEGEEIDESSGDLFFTSTAKDFNTELLLSRDITSRTFSFYYPRTRPWKKKERYAIVSSTNANWSDWSDLSDEDYDASKQDLVETTIDALERYLPGVRDKIGHAEAATPRTFHHYTQHEMGASFGTKFEGLQVSRDLPNQIGGMYHAGSVGIIMSGWLGAINYGVIVSNEVDQLLTSEASPV
- the msrA gene encoding peptide-methionine (S)-S-oxide reductase MsrA, which encodes MKPTAHATAITPKERYLERWILFLLLAIGVLVGARVSAEPPANGATTLSSEQSTEDPEQLIATFAGGCFWCTEAVFERMEGVSDVISGYIGGHVPNPTYEQVCSKTTGHAEAIEMRYDPSKVKYEELLEVFFKTHDPTTLNQQGADKGPQYRSSVFYHDEKQREAAEKYIKKLDASGEFDRKIVTKLEKATTFYPAEEYHQDFFRKNPNYGYCRAVVVDKVRKFNRNFGDKIKEELK
- a CDS encoding acyl-CoA thioesterase, encoding MNDSPPGNPTSAFPYFDLSHHVADDEIDAQQHVHNLRYLQWSLWAAGKHTAAIGWDAQEALARNVGWVVREHSIQYRVAALAGDDIVVRTWVADLQRFASRRKYVIFRPADRAVLARIETRWVFVDLQRHKVMPIPDEARQSLTILDQPPPLPWENQD